One Brassica napus cultivar Da-Ae chromosome C4, Da-Ae, whole genome shotgun sequence genomic region harbors:
- the LOC106394353 gene encoding mediator of RNA polymerase II transcription subunit 33B-like isoform X2: MAITLIQFLLQNEVTSRILHLASQNMPTHWEDFSQRFSVLTTKSLVVRNSKHINPEALTYLASHTSKFLERESKTIPRGEFHALLSSGSILALTSQHHGTSGSALWLPIDLFFEDIMDGTQAAAASAVENLTGLVKALQAVNSTTWHDAFLALWLAALRLVQRERYPIEGPVPRTDTFLCVLLSVTPLAVANIIEEEESQWIDQSASSPSNQWKEKKGKCRQGLVNSLQQLGDYESLLTPPISVQSVANQAAAKAVMFISGITNGSGSYENTSMNESASGCSGNMRHLVVEACISRNLLDTSAYLWPGFVNGGTNQVPQGIAGNVSCWSLVMKGSSLTPSLTNSLITTPASSLAEIEKIYEVATTGSEDEKIAAASILCGASLFRGWSIQEHVIIFIVTLLSPQAPANISGSYSHLINCAPFLNVLLVGISPVDCVQIFSLHGVVGLLTLTYFHVL; the protein is encoded by the exons GCCAACCCATTGGGAAGATTTCAGTCAGCGTTTCAGTGTGCTGACAACCAAATCATTGGTAGTGAGGAACTCGAAACATATTAATCCAGAAGCCCTTACATACTTGGCCTCTCATACAAGTAAATTCCTGGAAAGGGAGAGCAAGACAATCCCACGAGGAGAATTCCATGCGCTTCTTTCCTCTGGTTCTATCTTAGCATTGACTAGTCAGCATCATGGGACTAGCGGTTCTGCACTCTGGCTGCCCATTGATCTTTTCTTCGAAGACATAATGGATGGAACACAAGCTGCAGCGGCCAGCGCTGTCGAAAATCTAACTG GTCTTGTAAAAGCACTGCAGGCAGTTAATAGTACAACATGGCATGATGCCTTTCTTGCTCTATGGCTAGCAGCCTTACGCCTTGTGCAAAGG GAAAGATATCCAATCGAGGGTCCTGTGCCCCGCACCGACACTTTTCTTTGTGTATTGCTATCCGTCACTCCACTTGCTGTTGCCAAcatcattgaagaagaagaaagtcagTGGATTGATCAAAGTGCATCTAGCCCAAGCAACCAGTGGAaagagaaaaaaggaaaatgcCGACAGGGATTAGTCAATAGCTTACAACAACTTGGTGATTATGAAAGCTTGCTGACACCACCCATTTCGGTACAGTCGGTTGCTAATCAAGCTGCTGCTAAAGCAGTTATGTTCATTTCCGGCATTACAAATGGTAGTGGATCTTACGAAAATACAAGCATGAACGAATCTGCAAGTGGCTGCT CTGGTAACATGCGCCATCTGGTAGTGGAAGCTTGTATCTCCAGAAATCTGTTGGACACATCTGCATATCTCTGGCCGGGGTTCGTAAATGGGGGAACCAATCAAGTGCCTCAAGGTATCGCCGGAAATGTTTCTTGTTGGTCTCTAGTGATGAAGGGTTCTTCTCTAACACCATCATTGACAAATTCACTAATCACAACTCCAGCTTCTAG CTTAGCAGAGATCGAAAAGATTTACGAGGTTGCAACTACTGGTTCAGAAGATGAGAAGATAGCTGCGGCTTCTATTCTCTGTGGGGCATCTCTATTTCGGGGTTGGAGCATACAG GAGCATGTTATCATCTTCATCGTAACTTTACTCTCGCCTCAGGCGCCAGCTAATATTTCTGGGAGTTATAGCCATCTTATCAACTGTGCCCCATTTCTTAACGTTCTTCTTGTAGGGATATCACCCGTAGATTGTGTTCAGATTTTCTCATTGCACGGTGTGGTAGGTTTGTTGACTTTAACCTATTTTCATGTTCTTTAA
- the LOC125585470 gene encoding mediator of RNA polymerase II transcription subunit 33B gives MLTVPLLAGALMPICEAFGSGIPNITWILPTGEVISSHAVFSTAFILLLRLWRFDHPPLDYVLGDVPPVGPQSSPEYLLLVRNCRLECFGKSPKDRMARRRFSKVVDISVDPIFMDSFPRLKQWYRQHQECMASILSELKTGSPVHHIVDSLLSMMFKKTNKGGSQSLTPSSGSSSLSTSGVDDSSDQLKIPAWDILEAAPFVLDAALTACAHGSLSPRELATGLKTLADFLPATLGTMVSYFSSEVTRGLWKPVSMNGTDWPSPAANLASVEQQIELILAATGVDVPRLPADGISAATLPLPLAALVSLTITYKLEKATERFLVLVGPALDALAAACPWPCMPIVTSLWTQKVKRWSDFLIFSASRTVFHHNSDAVIQLLRSCFTCTLSLTPTSQLCSYGGVGALLGHGFGSLYSGGISTAAPGILYIKVHRSIRDVMFLTEEILSLLMFSVKSIATTEKLKKTKDGLRYGVGQVSLSQAMTRVKLAASLGASLVWISGGLNLVQALIKETLPSWFISVHGEEDELGGMVPMLRGYALAYFAILSSAFAWGVDSSSPASKRRPRVLWLHLEFVVSALEGKISLGCDWATWQAYVTGFVSLMVQCTPAWVLEVDVEVIKRLSKSLRQWNEQDLALALLCAGGLGTMGTATELIVETCHQL, from the exons ATGCTAACAGTCCCCTTGCTAGCTGGTGCTTTGATGCCAATCTGTGAAGCATTTGGCTCTGGCATTCCGAACATCACGTGGATTCTCCCAACTGGCGAAGTAATCTCCTCTCATGCTGTTTTCTCCACTGCATTTATACTTCTTCTAAGGTTATGGAGATTTGACCACCCACCACTAGATTATGTCTTGGGAGATGTTCCGCCGGTGGGCCCTCAATCAAGCCCTGAATATCTTTTGCTAGTGAGAAACTGCCGTTTAGAATGTTTTGGAAAGTCCCCAAAGGACCGCATGGCACGTCGAAGATTTTCAAAAGTCGTAGATATCTCTGTGGATCCCATCTTCATGGATTCATTCCCCAGACTGAAACAGTGGTATCGGCAGCATCAGGAATGCATGGCTTCGATTCTATCTGAACTAAAGACCGGAAGCCCAGTGCATCACATTGTTGATTCCCTACTTAGCATGATGTTCAAGAAGACAAATAAAGGTGGTAGTCAGTCACTAACTCCATCTTCAGGAAGCAGTAGTTTATCTACTTCTGGGGTGGACGACTCTTCCGATCAACTCAAGATACCTGCATGGGATATCTTGGAAGCGGCCCCGTTTGTGCTTGATGCTGCTCTTACTGCCTGTGCTCATGGATCACTCTCTCCCCGGGAATTAGCAACAG GTCTTAAAACCCTTGCCGATTTTCTGCCAGCAACACTAGGAACCATGGTTAGCTATTTTTCTTCGGAAGTAACACGAGGTCTGTGGAAGCCAGTTTCCATGAACGGAACTGATTGGCCTAGTCCTGCAGCAAATTTAGCAAGCGTTGAGCAACAGATAGAGTTGATCTTAGCAGCTACTGGCGTTGACGTCCCAAGGCTTCCAGCAG ATGGAATCTCTGCGGCTACACTTCCCTTGCCTCTCGCTGCACTTGTCAGCCTCACTATAACCTATAAGCTCGAAAAAGCAACAGAGCGCTTCCTTGTGCTTGTCGGACCGGCCTTGGACGCCCTTGCTGCCGCTTGCCCCTGGCCCTGCATGCCGATTGTGACATCGCTGTGGACCCAGAAAGTGAAGCGCTGGAGCGACTTTCTTATCTTCTCAGCGTCCAGAACTGTGTTCCACCACAACAGCGATGCTGTTATACAGCTCCTCAGAAGCTGCTTCACTTGCACTCTTAGTCTAACGCCGACCTCCCAACTCTGCAGCTATGGGGGAGTGGGCGCACTCCTTGGCCATGGATTTGGGTCTCTTTACTCTGGTGGAATCTCAACAGCTGCACCAGGAATCTTGTACATAAAAGTGCACCGATCAATCAGAGACGTCATGTTCCTGACAGAAGAAATTCTCTCCCTTCTGATGTTCTCTGTGAAGAGCATCGCCACCACGGAGAAACTGAAGAAAACGAAAGATGGTCTGAGGTATGGGGTTGGACAGGTTTCACTCTCTCAGGCGATGACGCGTGTTAAACTGGCAGCTTCACTGGGAGCCTCGTTGGTGTGGATCTCCGGTGGCCTGAATCTGGTTCAGGCTCTGATCAAGGAGACATTACCATCTTGGTTCATCTCAGTTCACGGAGAAGAAGACGAGTTGGGAGGTATGGTACCGATGCTAAGAGGCTATGCGTTGGCCTACTTTGCAATCCTGAGCAGTGCATTCGCTTGGGGAGTGGACTCGTCATCTCCTGCCTCAAAACGTCGGCCAAGGGTTCTGTGGCTGCATTTGGAGTTCGTGGTGAGTGCTTTGGAAGGGAAGATATCGCTAGGTTGCGACTGGGCCACATGGCAAGCTTACGTAACTGGCTTTGTGAGCCTGATGGTGCAATGCACGCCGGCTTGGGTGCTAGAGGTGGATGTGGAAGTGATAAAGAGGCTAAGCAAAAGTCTGAGGCAATGGAATGAGCAAGACTTGGCTCTCGCTCTACTATGTGCCGGCGGCCTTGGGACTATGGGTACAGCTACCGAACTCATTGTCGAGACTTGCCATCAACTTTAG
- the LOC106394356 gene encoding protein PALE CRESS, chloroplastic isoform X2 — MASTSLVLTIAPPLFSSALKKKTMTTEPSVKFRRRCSGKEEVLLEGMPPEYYDDEWQARQREKTKELRRMQREEEEEEERKIEEYREIGLRLKEFPEEDLRKARKLVSSFITAAEEVEERIEEAAEKGELDELVLMIIWNRLDLARRDDEKDAIRSLDLLYRRVETEILKRQASPAMKLLNDLLNMHDGFGDDAWLKDCRKRMAETFPREDPFSILMPPGFDIDMHQGPLRSLVETDNTLLRVDFVREVDALLHEVRLIEEDEEEAGKKGDPEAIARKLKQQEKKRTIRQVEALLDLALNLKW, encoded by the exons ATGGCGTCGACGTCGTTGGTACTAACGATAGCACCTCCTCTGTTCAGTTCCgccttgaagaagaagacgatgactACAGAGCCCTCAG TAAAATTCAGAAGAAGATGCTCGGGGAAAGAAGAAGTGCTTCTAGAAGGAATGCCACCGGAGTATTATGAtgat GAATGGCAAGCTCGGCAGAGGGAGAAGACGAAAGAATTGCGGCGGATGCAgcgggaggaagaagaagaggaagagagaaagatTGAAGAGTACCGTGAAATCGGTTTGAGGTTGAAGGAATTTCCTGAGGAAGACTTGAGGAAAGCTAGAAAGCTCGTCTCCAGCTTCATCACTGCTGCTGAGGAAGTCGAAGAG AGAATTGAAGAAGCTGCTGAGAAAGGAGAACTGGACGAGCTTGTTCTCATGATCATATGGAACCGCCTTGACCTCGCTCGCCGTGAT GACGAGAAGGACGCTATAAGAAGTCTTGATCTCTTGTATAGAAGAGTCGAG ACAGAGATCTTAAAACGGCAAGCAAGTCCTGCGATGAAGCTGCTGAATGATCTTCTAAACATGCATGATGGCTTTGGAGACGATGCTTGGCTGAAAGACTGCAGAAAACGAATGGCTGAGACATTCCCACGGGAAGACCCCTTCAGCATTCTAATGCCACCCGGTTTCGACATTGATATG CATCAAGGACCGTTACGGTCGCTCGTTGAGACAGACAACACCCTTCTGAGAGTAGACTTTGTAAGAGAAGTTGATGCATTGCTGCATGAAGTGAGATTAATAGAGGAAGACGAGGAGGAAGCTGGTAAGAAAGGAGACCCTGAAGCGATAGCACGTAAGTTGAAGCAGCAAGAGAAGAAGCGAACCATCCGTCAAGTTGAAGCCCTTCTTGATTTGGCCCTCAACTTGAAGTGGTAG
- the LOC106394356 gene encoding protein PALE CRESS, chloroplastic isoform X1 — protein MASTSLVLTIAPPLFSSALKKKTMTTEPSVKFRRRCSGKEEVLLEGMPPEYYDDEWQARQREKTKELRRMQREEEEEEERKIEEYREIGLRLKEFPEEDLRKARKLVSSFITAAEEVEERIEEAAEKGELDELVLMIIWNRLDLARRDDEKDAIRSLDLLYRRVEVIGLKVNPYIFGSFQTEILKRQASPAMKLLNDLLNMHDGFGDDAWLKDCRKRMAETFPREDPFSILMPPGFDIDMHQGPLRSLVETDNTLLRVDFVREVDALLHEVRLIEEDEEEAGKKGDPEAIARKLKQQEKKRTIRQVEALLDLALNLKW, from the exons ATGGCGTCGACGTCGTTGGTACTAACGATAGCACCTCCTCTGTTCAGTTCCgccttgaagaagaagacgatgactACAGAGCCCTCAG TAAAATTCAGAAGAAGATGCTCGGGGAAAGAAGAAGTGCTTCTAGAAGGAATGCCACCGGAGTATTATGAtgat GAATGGCAAGCTCGGCAGAGGGAGAAGACGAAAGAATTGCGGCGGATGCAgcgggaggaagaagaagaggaagagagaaagatTGAAGAGTACCGTGAAATCGGTTTGAGGTTGAAGGAATTTCCTGAGGAAGACTTGAGGAAAGCTAGAAAGCTCGTCTCCAGCTTCATCACTGCTGCTGAGGAAGTCGAAGAG AGAATTGAAGAAGCTGCTGAGAAAGGAGAACTGGACGAGCTTGTTCTCATGATCATATGGAACCGCCTTGACCTCGCTCGCCGTGAT GACGAGAAGGACGCTATAAGAAGTCTTGATCTCTTGTATAGAAGAGTCGAG GTAATTGGGTTGAAAGTGAATCCTTATATATTTGGCTCATTTCAGACAGAGATCTTAAAACGGCAAGCAAGTCCTGCGATGAAGCTGCTGAATGATCTTCTAAACATGCATGATGGCTTTGGAGACGATGCTTGGCTGAAAGACTGCAGAAAACGAATGGCTGAGACATTCCCACGGGAAGACCCCTTCAGCATTCTAATGCCACCCGGTTTCGACATTGATATG CATCAAGGACCGTTACGGTCGCTCGTTGAGACAGACAACACCCTTCTGAGAGTAGACTTTGTAAGAGAAGTTGATGCATTGCTGCATGAAGTGAGATTAATAGAGGAAGACGAGGAGGAAGCTGGTAAGAAAGGAGACCCTGAAGCGATAGCACGTAAGTTGAAGCAGCAAGAGAAGAAGCGAACCATCCGTCAAGTTGAAGCCCTTCTTGATTTGGCCCTCAACTTGAAGTGGTAG